Proteins from a genomic interval of Candidatus Palauibacter scopulicola:
- a CDS encoding DegT/DnrJ/EryC1/StrS family aminotransferase produces the protein MTGRLAIDGGTPVRTAPWPAWPRSGAAERRALTEVLESGRWGLGGGAVPELEARFAALHGARYAVACCNGTMALQAALVAAGVQPGDEVVTSPYSFVATAHAIRSLGAVPAFADVAAGTHNLDPARIEDAITERTTAILPVHIGGRPVDMDRVNEIAARRGLRVIEDAAQAWLASWRGRAVGTLGDAGAFSFQSSKNLTAGEGGMVLTSDEALYRRAWSWHDCGRDPEGSRHEHADVGLNLRMTEFQAALLLAGLERLPAEQAIRRQAMDALAKGLADIDGLRTPDPDPRITAHGCHVFMVRIDESRLGAGSSDGRDKSWMIEALRAEGIPAHHGYGKPLQPGLPVCEVLCRTTVWIKHEVLLAGAAQMQDVVDAFAKVLTPRF, from the coding sequence ATGACCGGCCGGCTGGCGATCGACGGCGGCACCCCGGTCCGCACGGCGCCGTGGCCCGCGTGGCCGCGCTCCGGGGCGGCGGAGCGGCGCGCCCTGACGGAGGTGCTCGAGTCCGGCCGCTGGGGGCTGGGCGGCGGGGCCGTCCCGGAGCTCGAGGCCCGCTTCGCCGCGCTGCACGGCGCCCGGTACGCCGTGGCCTGCTGCAACGGCACAATGGCGCTTCAGGCCGCGCTCGTCGCCGCCGGCGTGCAGCCCGGCGACGAAGTCGTCACGAGCCCGTACAGCTTCGTGGCGACGGCCCACGCGATCCGGTCGCTGGGCGCGGTTCCCGCCTTCGCCGACGTGGCGGCCGGCACGCACAACCTGGATCCGGCGCGGATCGAGGATGCGATCACGGAGCGCACGACGGCCATCCTGCCCGTTCATATCGGCGGACGCCCGGTGGACATGGATCGCGTGAACGAGATCGCCGCCCGCCGGGGCCTCCGGGTCATCGAGGATGCCGCGCAGGCGTGGCTCGCCAGCTGGCGCGGCCGCGCGGTCGGCACCCTGGGCGACGCGGGCGCGTTCAGCTTCCAGTCGAGCAAGAACCTCACGGCCGGCGAGGGCGGAATGGTCCTCACCAGCGACGAGGCGCTCTATCGGCGGGCGTGGTCGTGGCACGACTGCGGCCGCGATCCGGAGGGAAGCCGGCACGAGCACGCCGACGTGGGACTCAACCTCCGCATGACCGAGTTCCAGGCGGCGTTGCTCCTCGCCGGACTGGAACGCCTCCCCGCCGAGCAGGCCATCCGCCGGCAGGCCATGGACGCGCTCGCGAAGGGTCTCGCCGACATCGACGGCCTGCGCACGCCGGACCCGGACCCGCGCATCACCGCGCACGGCTGCCACGTCTTCATGGTCCGGATCGACGAATCCCGGCTCGGGGCAGGCTCGAGCGACGGCCGGGACAAGAGCTGGATGATCGAGGCGTTGCGGGCTGAGGGAATCCCGGCACACCACGGCTACGGCAAGCCGCTCCAGCCCGGGCTGCCCGTGTGCGAGGTGCTGTGCCGCACGACGGTCTGGATCAAGCACGAGGTGCTGCTGGCGGGGGCTGCCCAGATGCAGGATGTCGTGGACGCGTTCGCGAAAGTTCTGACACCCCGCTTCTGA
- a CDS encoding cupin domain-containing protein, producing MSVRHVSEFGLTPVAAGSGTETQVLIGPDQGPNFALRRFVMQPGGGMPRHTNAVEHEQYVLRGRARVSIGDETHDVKAGDVVYIPAGTPHSYDALGDEPFEFLCAVPNRPDKIEIVDC from the coding sequence GTGAGCGTTCGACATGTGTCGGAGTTCGGGCTGACGCCGGTCGCCGCCGGGTCGGGGACCGAAACGCAGGTTCTCATCGGGCCGGACCAGGGGCCGAACTTCGCGCTGCGGCGCTTCGTGATGCAGCCGGGCGGGGGGATGCCGCGGCACACGAACGCGGTCGAACACGAGCAGTATGTCCTCCGGGGACGGGCCCGGGTGTCGATCGGGGACGAGACGCACGACGTGAAGGCCGGAGACGTCGTCTACATTCCCGCGGGAACGCCGCACTCCTACGACGCCCTGGGGGATGAGCCCTTCGAGTTCCTGTGCGCCGTGCCCAACCGGCCCGACAAGATCGAGATCGTCGACTGCTGA
- a CDS encoding ABC transporter six-transmembrane domain-containing protein yields MDVLLKRFAGRLTLTLSLVVLESAGWLLFPLVIGRAIDGVLAGSTRGLYELAGLGIGTIFIAIGRRVVDSRAYAGIYVRLGEEMVASTAERSTSTRTARLGMLREIVEFFEHSLPQLITSAIGLAGTVVILSTLNVPVFLGCLAVAVATGILYALTGKLTTRYNEGLNDEHERQVDAVDSGDPVRLGEHLRAMTRWNIRLSDLEAGTFGINWVLMMGLLVFAVGISAERTVEYGAVFAIVMYVFQFVESLMALPFYYQQWLRLREISGRLARVGAEAGTEAGATP; encoded by the coding sequence ATGGACGTACTGCTGAAGCGTTTCGCCGGGCGTCTCACGCTCACGCTCTCGCTGGTCGTGCTGGAGTCCGCCGGCTGGCTGCTCTTCCCGCTCGTCATCGGCCGCGCCATCGACGGCGTTCTCGCGGGCTCAACGCGGGGTCTGTACGAACTCGCCGGACTCGGGATCGGGACGATCTTCATCGCGATCGGCCGCCGGGTCGTCGACAGCCGCGCCTATGCCGGCATCTACGTCCGGCTGGGCGAGGAGATGGTCGCCTCCACCGCCGAGCGCAGCACGTCGACCCGGACGGCGCGGCTCGGGATGCTCCGGGAGATCGTCGAGTTCTTCGAGCACTCCCTCCCCCAGCTCATCACGAGCGCCATCGGGCTCGCCGGCACCGTCGTGATCCTCTCGACGTTGAACGTTCCCGTGTTTCTGGGCTGCCTCGCCGTCGCCGTCGCCACGGGCATCCTGTACGCGCTCACGGGAAAGTTGACGACGCGCTACAACGAGGGGCTCAACGATGAGCACGAGCGGCAGGTCGACGCCGTCGACAGCGGCGATCCCGTCCGCCTCGGCGAGCACCTGCGCGCCATGACGCGGTGGAATATCCGGCTCTCCGACCTCGAGGCCGGCACCTTCGGCATCAACTGGGTGCTCATGATGGGCCTGCTGGTGTTCGCGGTCGGCATCTCGGCGGAGCGCACCGTCGAGTACGGCGCCGTGTTCGCCATCGTCATGTACGTCTTCCAGTTCGTGGAATCGCTGATGGCCCTCCCCTTCTACTACCAGCAGTGGCTGCGGCTGCGGGAGATCTCGGGCCGGCTGGCACGCGTCGGCGCCGAGGCCGGCACCGAGGCCGGCGCCACGCCGTGA
- a CDS encoding alcohol dehydrogenase produces the protein MKSYQFREYGGPLERAERPTPDPTGTEVLVRVHACGLCHSDLHLWQGYFEMGGGRKLDVRAVRELPFTLGHEIVGEVAAAGPDADGVSIGDRRVVFPWIGCTACEFCDADREHLCHRPRALGTHLDGGFADHVVVPHPRYLFDFGDVAPELAGTYACSGLTAYSALRKAERRLEDQLVIIGAGGVGFAGIQLAKALFDVELIVVEVDDAKLDVARRAGAAHVVDAREDDAPRQLKKLTNGGCAAVVDFAGSSASAALGFRTVAKSGSLVVVGLLGGSLSVPIPLLVLKDLAVQGSDLGSLAEMAELMELVRAGRVDPIPYATRPMAEAEASLRDLEAGRVVGRVVLTV, from the coding sequence ATGAAGAGCTACCAGTTCCGCGAGTACGGTGGCCCACTCGAACGAGCGGAGCGGCCGACCCCCGACCCGACGGGCACCGAGGTGCTCGTCCGCGTCCACGCCTGTGGCCTCTGCCACAGCGACCTGCACCTGTGGCAGGGCTACTTCGAGATGGGCGGCGGCCGAAAGCTGGACGTCCGGGCCGTACGCGAACTCCCCTTCACGCTCGGCCACGAGATCGTCGGCGAAGTCGCTGCGGCCGGGCCGGATGCCGATGGCGTCTCCATCGGCGACCGCCGCGTCGTCTTCCCGTGGATCGGGTGCACCGCGTGTGAGTTCTGCGACGCCGACCGGGAGCATCTGTGCCACCGCCCGCGCGCCCTCGGCACGCACCTCGACGGCGGCTTCGCGGATCACGTCGTCGTCCCGCACCCGCGCTATCTCTTCGACTTCGGAGACGTCGCGCCCGAACTGGCCGGTACGTACGCCTGCTCCGGCCTCACCGCCTACAGCGCGCTCCGCAAGGCGGAACGTCGGCTCGAGGACCAGCTCGTCATCATCGGGGCCGGCGGCGTCGGGTTCGCCGGCATCCAGCTCGCGAAGGCGCTCTTCGACGTCGAACTCATCGTGGTCGAGGTCGACGACGCGAAGCTCGATGTGGCGCGGCGCGCGGGGGCCGCGCATGTGGTGGACGCCCGCGAGGACGACGCGCCCCGGCAGTTGAAGAAGCTCACGAACGGCGGCTGCGCCGCGGTCGTCGACTTCGCCGGTTCCTCGGCGTCCGCCGCGCTCGGTTTCCGGACGGTCGCCAAGAGCGGAAGCCTCGTGGTGGTCGGTCTGCTCGGGGGCTCGCTCTCCGTCCCTATCCCCCTGCTCGTCCTCAAGGATCTCGCCGTCCAGGGGTCCGATCTCGGGAGCCTCGCCGAGATGGCGGAGTTGATGGAACTCGTCCGCGCCGGCCGCGTCGACCCGATTCCCTACGCGACGCGGCCCATGGCTGAAGCCGAGGCGAGTCTGCGCGACTTGGAGGCGGGCCGGGTGGTCGGGAGGGTCGTCCTTACCGTCTAG
- a CDS encoding amidohydrolase family protein yields the protein MQFRTLTAIAAALVSALASTVSGAAAQSYDLVLAGGRVMDPESGLDAVRHVGIRDGTIAAISESPLEGETVVDVSGLVVAPGFIDLHAHGQDLFSSQLQAQDGVTTALELEGGTGDVEEWYASREGQAAIHYGATASHGAARRLALGGQRQAVRLAADLEQVAVMESRLRDELGRGALGLGFGIEYTPGARREEIHRLFQLAAEEGVTSFVHVRYAGLVEPGSSIEAVHEMIANAASTGGGVHIVHIGSSGLGQVPTLLTMIEGAQASGLDVTTEVYPYTAASTDIRAAIFDPGWRERLGGDFSDIEWDATGERLTEETFNERREAGGRIIAHIIPEEMFELALAHPLVMVASDGVPFVNGQGHPRGAGTFARVLGRYVREEGLLTLMDALRKMTLMPAQRLDAYVPQMANKGRIRVGADADITVFDPATVIDNATFQSPTEPSSGIEHVLVAGTFVVRDAELIETALPGQAIRRD from the coding sequence ATGCAGTTCCGAACGCTGACCGCCATCGCCGCCGCCCTCGTCTCGGCCCTCGCCTCGACCGTTTCCGGCGCGGCGGCTCAGAGCTACGACCTCGTCCTTGCGGGCGGGCGCGTGATGGACCCCGAGTCCGGTCTCGACGCGGTGCGCCACGTCGGGATCCGCGACGGGACGATCGCCGCGATTTCAGAGTCTCCGCTGGAGGGTGAGACCGTGGTCGACGTGTCCGGTCTCGTCGTCGCGCCGGGGTTCATCGACCTCCACGCCCACGGCCAGGACCTCTTCTCGAGCCAGTTGCAGGCGCAGGACGGGGTCACGACCGCGCTCGAACTGGAGGGCGGCACCGGCGACGTGGAGGAGTGGTACGCGAGCCGGGAAGGGCAGGCCGCCATCCACTACGGCGCCACCGCCTCGCACGGGGCGGCCCGCCGACTCGCCCTCGGCGGGCAGAGGCAAGCGGTCCGGCTCGCCGCCGACCTCGAGCAGGTGGCGGTCATGGAGAGCCGGCTGCGCGATGAACTCGGACGCGGCGCGCTCGGCCTCGGCTTCGGCATCGAGTACACGCCCGGGGCCCGGCGCGAGGAGATCCACCGCCTGTTCCAGCTCGCGGCGGAAGAGGGCGTGACGAGCTTCGTCCACGTCCGCTACGCCGGACTCGTCGAACCCGGAAGCTCGATCGAGGCCGTGCACGAGATGATCGCGAACGCGGCGTCGACGGGGGGCGGGGTCCACATCGTCCACATCGGATCGAGCGGCCTCGGACAGGTGCCGACGCTCCTCACCATGATCGAGGGGGCGCAGGCGAGCGGGCTGGACGTGACGACCGAGGTCTATCCCTACACGGCGGCCTCCACCGACATCCGGGCCGCGATCTTCGATCCGGGCTGGCGGGAGCGGCTCGGGGGCGACTTCAGCGACATCGAGTGGGACGCGACGGGCGAACGTCTGACGGAGGAGACGTTCAACGAGCGGCGAGAGGCCGGCGGCCGGATCATCGCCCACATCATTCCCGAGGAGATGTTCGAACTGGCGCTCGCCCACCCGCTCGTGATGGTGGCGAGCGATGGGGTTCCGTTCGTCAACGGCCAGGGACATCCGCGCGGGGCGGGGACCTTCGCCCGCGTGCTCGGCCGCTACGTGCGCGAGGAGGGTCTCCTCACCCTCATGGACGCGCTCCGGAAGATGACGCTGATGCCGGCGCAGCGGCTGGACGCCTATGTGCCGCAGATGGCGAACAAGGGCCGGATCCGGGTCGGGGCGGACGCCGACATCACCGTCTTCGACCCCGCCACCGTCATCGACAACGCGACCTTCCAGTCGCCCACGGAGCCGTCGTCCGGGATCGAGCACGTGCTCGTCGCGGGCACCTTCGTGGTCCGCGACGCGGAACTCATCGAGACCGCCCTCCCCGGCCAGGCCATCCGCCGCGACTGA